From the genome of Nocardia sp. NBC_01503, one region includes:
- a CDS encoding aromatic-ring hydroxylase C-terminal domain-containing protein, which yields MRAARPVFLVLADRPELREVAREWAHRIEIRSGKTDNRPADAFLIRPDACVAWAAGLGEPADTAARSLREALTTWFGAPR from the coding sequence ATGCGGGCAGCCCGGCCCGTATTCCTCGTTCTGGCCGATCGTCCGGAGCTGCGCGAAGTCGCTCGGGAATGGGCCCACCGCATCGAAATCCGAAGCGGCAAAACAGATAACCGCCCGGCTGACGCCTTCCTGATCCGCCCCGACGCCTGCGTCGCCTGGGCCGCTGGCCTCGGCGAACCGGCCGACACCGCCGCTCGCTCCCTGCGGGAGGCACTCACCACCTGGTTCGGCGCACCGCGGTAG
- a CDS encoding RNA polymerase sigma factor yields the protein MNEVLLRSLTPGVLGILVRRGADFAAAEDAVQEALIEAVRVWPDDPPRDPKGWLVTVAWRKFLDETRAEAARRRREDLIDEEPAPGPAVEADDSLQLYFLCAHPSLTPSSAVALTLRAVGGLTTRQIAQAYLVPEATMAQRISRAKRTIANVRFDQPGDVATVLRVLYLVFNEGYSGDIDLAAEAIRLTRQLATTIDHPEVAGLLALMLLHHARRAARTAADGSLVPLAAQDRGRWDTSMIAEGVMILQAALARDRLGEFQAQAAIAALHADARTAAETDWVQIVEWYDELIRLTDSPIARLNRAVAAGEADGPRAGLKELAALDDSLPRHTAVAAYLHERDGDLTTAARLYTEAARSAPNLPERDHLTRQAARLNNREHPGT from the coding sequence GTGAATGAGGTTCTGCTCCGCAGCCTTACCCCCGGCGTGCTCGGGATACTCGTGCGCCGCGGAGCTGATTTCGCGGCGGCCGAGGACGCGGTACAGGAGGCGTTGATCGAGGCGGTGCGGGTGTGGCCGGACGACCCGCCGCGCGATCCCAAGGGCTGGCTGGTCACGGTGGCCTGGCGCAAATTCCTGGACGAGACCCGCGCCGAGGCGGCACGACGGCGGCGGGAGGACCTCATCGACGAGGAGCCCGCTCCCGGACCCGCGGTCGAGGCCGACGACTCGCTGCAGCTCTATTTCCTCTGCGCGCATCCGTCTTTGACACCCTCGTCGGCGGTCGCCCTCACGCTGCGCGCGGTCGGCGGCCTGACCACCCGTCAGATCGCGCAGGCGTACCTGGTGCCCGAGGCGACCATGGCCCAGCGGATCAGCCGGGCCAAACGCACCATCGCGAACGTGCGGTTCGATCAGCCCGGCGATGTCGCCACCGTGCTGCGGGTGCTCTATCTGGTCTTCAACGAGGGCTACTCCGGCGATATCGACCTCGCCGCCGAGGCCATTCGGCTCACTCGGCAACTCGCGACCACGATCGACCATCCCGAGGTGGCCGGGCTGCTCGCACTCATGCTGCTGCACCATGCCCGGCGTGCCGCCCGGACCGCGGCCGATGGGAGTCTGGTGCCGCTCGCCGCCCAGGATCGCGGTCGATGGGATACCTCGATGATCGCGGAGGGCGTCATGATCCTGCAGGCCGCCCTGGCCCGGGACCGGCTGGGCGAATTCCAGGCCCAGGCCGCCATCGCCGCACTGCACGCGGACGCGCGGACCGCCGCCGAGACCGACTGGGTGCAGATCGTCGAGTGGTACGACGAACTCATCCGCCTGACCGACAGCCCGATCGCGCGCCTCAATCGAGCGGTCGCGGCAGGCGAAGCGGACGGCCCCCGCGCCGGACTGAAAGAGCTTGCGGCACTCGATGATTCACTCCCCCGCCATACGGCGGTCGCGGCGTACCTGCACGAGCGCGACGGCGACCTGACCACGGCGGCACGGCTCTACACCGAGGCGGCGCGCAGTGCACCCAATCTTCCCGAACGCGACCATCTGACTCGCCAGGCCGCGCGACTGAACAACCGCGAGCATCCGGGGACATAG
- a CDS encoding alpha/beta fold hydrolase produces the protein MDDLAVRRVGNGPEIVLVHGGAGPGATWAGLEALAERWTLVPVYRRGFAPSPPVRGRHDFLVDAQDLGEVFRGLRPHVVAHSYGVLGTLLAAVADPGSVRSLTLIEPPLYFLAERDADVVRLKELGDMVLLEGLDSEPEALREFLTLSGAPGVGAGPLPEAVTAAVRRAQYARLPGEIRVDLEVLRAKGIPAMVASGAHQPGIERICDELAAALHAERVIAPGAGHFVAAAPGFGDQLERFLSGGDLSPTDTSDICRRV, from the coding sequence ATGGATGATCTCGCGGTGCGGCGGGTCGGGAATGGTCCGGAGATAGTGCTGGTGCACGGTGGGGCCGGGCCGGGGGCCACCTGGGCGGGGCTGGAGGCGCTGGCTGAGCGGTGGACGTTGGTGCCGGTGTATCGGCGGGGGTTCGCGCCGAGTCCGCCGGTGCGGGGGCGGCATGACTTCCTGGTCGATGCGCAGGATCTCGGGGAGGTGTTCCGGGGGCTTCGACCGCATGTGGTCGCGCACTCCTACGGGGTGCTCGGGACTTTGCTGGCCGCGGTCGCGGATCCGGGGAGTGTGCGGTCGTTGACGCTGATCGAGCCGCCGCTGTACTTCCTGGCCGAGCGGGATGCGGATGTGGTGCGGCTGAAGGAGTTGGGGGACATGGTTTTGCTGGAGGGGCTCGACTCCGAACCTGAGGCGCTGCGGGAGTTTCTCACGCTCTCGGGAGCTCCCGGCGTCGGGGCGGGACCGCTGCCGGAGGCGGTGACGGCCGCGGTGCGGCGGGCGCAGTACGCGCGGCTGCCGGGGGAGATCAGGGTTGATCTGGAAGTGTTGCGCGCGAAGGGGATTCCCGCCATGGTCGCCTCCGGTGCGCATCAGCCCGGGATCGAGCGGATCTGTGACGAACTCGCGGCGGCCTTGCACGCGGAGCGGGTCATCGCACCCGGTGCGGGCCATTTCGTGGCGGCCGCACCGGGTTTCGGCGATCAACTGGAGCGTTTCCTGTCCGGCGGCGACCTCAGCCCCACTGATACTTCAGATATTTGCCGTCGAGTGTGA
- a CDS encoding FAD-dependent monooxygenase, with amino-acid sequence MSVFTTEDELTEYDDDNPMTLAELRASVGRVLGVDMPLESPTRLSRFTFQARQAESYRVGRILLAGDAAHLFPATGVALNAGMLDTVNLAWKLAASVQGWAPEALLGTYHSERHYAGVRTLLHTQAQVALRRAQDPAADALRAVFQELLSDEQALERMGAFIAGSDIRYPMPGDHELIGGFAPDLTLHTDDAHRRRHQRCRRVDAGSPARIPRSGRSSGAARSRSGMGPPHRNPKRQNR; translated from the coding sequence ATCAGTGTCTTCACCACCGAGGACGAACTCACCGAATACGACGACGACAATCCGATGACCCTGGCGGAGCTGCGGGCCAGCGTCGGCCGGGTACTCGGCGTGGATATGCCCCTCGAATCGCCGACTCGACTGTCGCGCTTCACCTTTCAAGCACGCCAGGCCGAAAGCTACCGTGTGGGACGGATTCTGCTGGCGGGCGATGCGGCGCATCTGTTCCCCGCGACCGGCGTGGCATTGAACGCGGGCATGCTCGATACGGTCAACCTGGCGTGGAAATTGGCTGCCTCCGTACAGGGTTGGGCACCCGAGGCCCTGCTGGGCACCTACCATTCCGAACGACACTACGCGGGGGTGCGTACGCTGCTGCACACCCAGGCTCAGGTGGCATTGCGGCGTGCGCAGGATCCGGCCGCCGATGCCCTGCGCGCGGTATTCCAGGAGTTGCTCTCCGATGAGCAGGCACTCGAGCGGATGGGAGCCTTCATCGCGGGCAGCGATATTCGCTATCCGATGCCCGGTGACCACGAACTGATCGGCGGTTTCGCGCCTGACCTGACCCTGCACACCGACGACGCACACCGACGACGGCACCAGCGATGTCGCCGAGTTGATGCGGGCAGCCCGGCCCGTATTCCTCGTTCTGGCCGATCGTCCGGAGCTGCGCGAAGTCGCTCGGGAATGGGCCCACCGCATCGAAATCCGAAGCGGCAAAACAGATAA
- a CDS encoding disulfide bond formation protein B has product MTTDAATARTGRSHHLGLWFAHLYVLGICGTLAGAYFFQFALGEYPCSMCLQQRMFFLLSAIGPAYIIARAREGAVTTPQFATGWGWAILVAVLGGIESGSQTLMHIIPPDPGYAGTLFGLHLYTWALLVFIAAVIACAIVLILAPMSEPLDAGVNSPAFRKAASVTLTVLVLFAATNLFFCFLEQGFHWQMPGDPDGYEFFSDLGITD; this is encoded by the coding sequence ATGACAACCGATGCCGCGACAGCGCGGACAGGCCGGTCTCACCACCTGGGCCTGTGGTTCGCTCATCTCTATGTGCTCGGCATTTGCGGAACACTCGCCGGGGCCTACTTCTTCCAGTTCGCGCTCGGGGAATACCCGTGTTCGATGTGTCTCCAGCAGCGAATGTTCTTCCTGCTCAGCGCAATCGGCCCGGCTTACATCATAGCCCGCGCACGCGAAGGCGCGGTAACCACACCACAATTCGCCACCGGATGGGGCTGGGCGATTCTGGTCGCGGTGCTGGGCGGTATCGAATCGGGATCCCAGACACTGATGCACATCATTCCACCCGATCCCGGTTATGCCGGAACACTTTTCGGGCTTCATCTGTACACGTGGGCACTGCTCGTCTTCATCGCGGCCGTCATCGCGTGTGCCATTGTCCTGATACTCGCCCCCATGAGCGAACCACTCGATGCAGGCGTCAACTCGCCCGCATTTCGGAAAGCGGCCTCGGTGACGCTCACCGTTCTGGTTCTCTTCGCCGCGACCAATCTGTTCTTCTGTTTCCTGGAGCAGGGATTCCACTGGCAGATGCCCGGCGATCCGGACGGCTACGAGTTCTTCTCCGACCTCGGAATAACTGATTGA
- a CDS encoding TDT family transporter, translated as MKRPRLLSALQSPHQVFGHLGPNWFAPVMGTGIVATAAATLPVRIPGLSVFARVVWVLAAATLLAVVLAMAVHWIRHPATARSHVYNPQMAHFYGAAPMALLTVGAGALLTGKPLLGEHVAIRLDWVLWTAGTVGGLFTAVVVPYVMFTQHNVESDGAFGGWLMPVVPPMVSAATGALLIPHAGSGSGPATLLYGCYAMFGLSLFASIIIITMIWSRLTHFGSSGTARVPTLWIVLGPLGQSITAAGLLGSAAPLAVTPDVAAGLRVFAVIFGVPIWGFAVLWIALATALTVRTLRAGMPFALTWWSLTFPVGTFVTGTTQLAVHTDLPAFRVGAVAAFAGLLFTWCLVAIRTAMGSIRGHLFLPPPAAAPIKAGKGPARRNLNSPTP; from the coding sequence ATGAAACGACCCCGGCTTTTGTCCGCACTCCAGTCACCCCATCAGGTATTCGGCCATCTGGGACCCAACTGGTTCGCGCCCGTCATGGGGACCGGCATCGTGGCTACCGCGGCGGCCACGTTGCCGGTGCGGATCCCGGGACTATCGGTGTTCGCCCGGGTTGTATGGGTACTCGCCGCGGCCACGCTGCTGGCAGTCGTCCTCGCGATGGCCGTGCATTGGATTCGGCATCCGGCTACCGCTCGCAGCCACGTCTACAACCCGCAGATGGCGCATTTCTACGGTGCCGCGCCAATGGCGCTACTCACCGTCGGGGCCGGTGCGCTGCTGACCGGAAAGCCACTCCTCGGCGAGCACGTGGCCATCAGGCTCGATTGGGTGCTGTGGACCGCGGGCACCGTGGGTGGCCTGTTCACGGCGGTCGTCGTCCCCTACGTCATGTTCACCCAACACAATGTCGAGTCCGACGGCGCCTTCGGCGGGTGGCTCATGCCCGTCGTGCCACCGATGGTTTCCGCCGCCACCGGCGCACTGCTCATCCCCCATGCGGGGTCCGGCTCCGGCCCCGCGACCCTGCTCTACGGCTGTTACGCGATGTTCGGGCTATCGCTGTTCGCCTCGATCATCATCATCACGATGATCTGGAGTCGCCTGACACATTTCGGCAGCTCCGGAACCGCACGCGTGCCGACCCTGTGGATCGTGCTCGGCCCCCTCGGACAATCCATCACCGCCGCAGGCCTTCTCGGGAGCGCCGCGCCCCTCGCGGTCACTCCGGACGTCGCCGCCGGGTTGCGGGTGTTCGCCGTCATTTTCGGAGTTCCGATCTGGGGGTTCGCGGTGCTGTGGATCGCCCTCGCTACCGCGCTGACCGTGCGAACCCTGCGGGCCGGAATGCCTTTCGCGCTGACCTGGTGGAGCTTGACGTTCCCGGTCGGCACCTTCGTGACCGGTACCACGCAACTGGCCGTGCACACCGACCTGCCCGCTTTTCGGGTCGGCGCTGTCGCCGCGTTCGCCGGGCTGCTGTTCACGTGGTGCTTGGTCGCGATCCGAACCGCGATGGGCAGCATTCGCGGACATCTGTTCCTGCCCCCTCCCGCAGCGGCACCGATCAAGGCCGGCAAAGGACCTGCCCGCCGGAACCTGAACAGCCCAACCCCTTGA
- the cynS gene encoding cyanase, with product MTTKKQAGEAVLAAKARLGLTWVQLAELLDAPEAWTVAALLGQHPLSVTQAEKAAGILELGAQEIAAFTARPTRGALDAAVPTDPTIYRFYEVLQVYGPAIKELIHEKFGDGIMSAINFKIDVDRRDDPGGERIVVTLDGKYLKYQWG from the coding sequence ATGACGACGAAGAAGCAGGCGGGAGAGGCGGTACTCGCCGCGAAGGCGCGACTCGGGCTGACCTGGGTACAGCTCGCCGAACTGCTCGACGCACCGGAGGCGTGGACCGTTGCCGCCTTGCTCGGACAGCACCCGCTCAGCGTCACACAGGCCGAAAAGGCCGCGGGAATACTGGAACTCGGCGCCCAGGAGATCGCCGCGTTCACCGCGCGGCCGACGCGCGGCGCGCTGGACGCGGCGGTGCCGACCGATCCCACCATCTATCGCTTCTACGAGGTGTTACAGGTATACGGCCCCGCGATCAAGGAGTTGATCCACGAGAAGTTCGGTGACGGCATCATGAGCGCCATCAACTTCAAGATCGACGTGGATCGCCGCGATGATCCCGGGGGCGAAAGGATCGTCGTCACACTCGACGGCAAATATCTGAAGTATCAGTGGGGCTGA